From a single Arachnia propionica genomic region:
- a CDS encoding MFS transporter codes for MWDWGTQPFATVITTFVFSTYISSGALFGNGPGDDSPAMMMGVAMAAAGVLIALLAPVLGQGTDRSGRRMFHLRWQTWALAAVSAALWFVAPGQQYLWLGLALLGIGNIVSEVANVNYYAAIDQVATPGTVGRVSGYGWGMGYLGGIAILLLIVAVAGADIGPDGVRNSMLLCGAWTVLFTIPLFVAIKDRPVVSPPPRQSPLRAYRDLIGSVTRIHRVSPHTTWFLLASALFRDGLAGVFTYGAVLAKLVFGFTTGEVIVFGVVANVVAGIATIAFGHLDDRVGPKRVILISLGALVGLGSCIFLLHDRGPVVFWVFGIAMTLFVGPAQSASRSFLARIIPEGHSGEVFGLYATTGRAVSFLASSLWVLSLWLGSFFVPAGESAAHFGILGIALVLAAGLVAMIPVRETGRAADHGGWSG; via the coding sequence ATGTGGGACTGGGGGACCCAGCCCTTCGCGACCGTCATCACCACCTTCGTGTTCAGTACCTACATCTCCTCCGGGGCGTTGTTCGGGAACGGCCCCGGCGATGACTCCCCGGCGATGATGATGGGGGTCGCGATGGCCGCCGCAGGAGTACTCATCGCGTTGCTGGCCCCGGTGCTGGGGCAGGGAACCGACCGTTCCGGGAGACGGATGTTCCACCTGCGCTGGCAGACATGGGCGCTGGCGGCGGTCTCGGCGGCGCTGTGGTTCGTCGCGCCCGGGCAGCAGTACCTGTGGCTGGGCTTGGCGTTGCTCGGGATCGGCAACATCGTCTCCGAGGTGGCCAACGTCAACTACTACGCCGCCATCGATCAGGTGGCCACCCCCGGCACCGTCGGTCGCGTCTCCGGCTACGGCTGGGGGATGGGATACCTCGGCGGGATCGCGATCCTGCTGTTGATCGTCGCCGTCGCGGGCGCCGACATTGGTCCCGACGGGGTGCGCAATTCAATGCTGCTGTGCGGGGCCTGGACGGTGCTGTTCACCATTCCGCTGTTCGTGGCCATCAAGGACCGGCCCGTGGTCTCACCGCCGCCGCGCCAGTCGCCGCTGCGGGCCTACCGCGACCTCATCGGTTCCGTGACCCGCATCCACCGCGTTTCCCCGCACACCACCTGGTTCCTGCTGGCCTCCGCGCTGTTCCGCGACGGCCTGGCGGGGGTGTTCACCTACGGTGCGGTGCTGGCGAAACTGGTGTTCGGCTTCACCACCGGCGAGGTGATCGTCTTCGGTGTGGTGGCCAATGTCGTCGCAGGGATTGCGACCATCGCCTTCGGGCACCTGGACGACCGGGTCGGTCCGAAACGGGTGATCCTGATCTCGCTGGGCGCGCTGGTGGGGTTGGGGTCGTGCATCTTCCTGCTCCACGACCGGGGGCCGGTGGTGTTCTGGGTCTTCGGGATCGCCATGACCCTGTTCGTCGGTCCGGCGCAATCGGCGTCGCGGTCCTTCCTGGCGCGCATCATTCCCGAGGGACACTCGGGTGAGGTGTTCGGGTTGTATGCGACGACCGGTCGGGCGGTGTCCTTCCTGGCGTCGTCGCTGTGGGTGCTGTCCCTGTGGTTGGGGTCGTTCTTCGTCCCGGCAGGCGAGTCGGCGGCGCATTTCGGCATCCTCGGGATCGCGCTGGTGCTGGCCGCCGGGTTGGTCGCCATGATTCCCGTGCGTGAGACCGGACGTGCTGCGGACCACGGTGGGTGGTCGGGATAA
- a CDS encoding WXG100 family type VII secretion target, with amino-acid sequence MKYTLSILDYFIIPGNPAEIRERTKIMRDRASDFDDLGNALKSVSTDGWVGRAADRFHERFKPEPDRWIKAANGFRRAAAALDSYADALASTQEKVQICKQNYEEAVRRSKEAEAEYEKSIAEGYQKKSEWESQNGPGTYTLTIRPFEDPGEEQRSKAIDDYFNLREELSTHGEKVAVEVRASCDGADESRNWLTSGLAFAGGVILGALESVGKVVGFTLDLQYGIALREIIDLTKMATGELTQEEWIAKKSLPANEAAEVAQAAMSNPTEFGGALVNSILDIDNLKDDPARALGGYIPDAALLIASGGVSALSKAAKTIRTVKGAVDKGNKLKGGMKAMNGTLDAQHSEKASDSVDEASQESHLGKLHELADSL; translated from the coding sequence ATGAAATACACCCTGTCTATTCTTGATTATTTCATCATCCCCGGAAACCCGGCGGAAATTCGGGAGCGAACAAAAATTATGAGAGACCGCGCATCCGATTTCGACGATCTAGGGAACGCCCTCAAGTCGGTGAGTACGGATGGCTGGGTAGGGCGAGCAGCAGACCGTTTCCATGAGCGCTTCAAGCCCGAGCCGGACAGATGGATCAAAGCTGCGAACGGCTTCCGCAGAGCGGCAGCGGCTCTGGATTCCTACGCGGATGCCCTTGCTTCAACACAGGAGAAGGTGCAGATCTGCAAACAGAATTACGAAGAAGCCGTCCGCCGATCAAAAGAGGCCGAGGCAGAGTATGAAAAATCGATCGCCGAGGGATACCAGAAGAAGTCGGAGTGGGAGTCCCAGAACGGGCCGGGCACCTATACTCTGACCATCCGACCATTCGAGGATCCAGGAGAAGAGCAACGGAGCAAGGCAATCGACGACTATTTCAATCTGCGCGAAGAACTGTCGACCCATGGAGAAAAAGTGGCCGTCGAAGTGCGCGCATCGTGCGACGGGGCCGATGAATCTCGCAACTGGCTCACATCGGGATTGGCGTTCGCAGGTGGAGTAATCCTTGGGGCGCTCGAATCAGTAGGGAAAGTCGTCGGATTCACCCTTGATCTTCAGTACGGTATCGCATTGAGAGAGATAATCGATCTCACAAAAATGGCAACTGGAGAACTCACTCAGGAAGAATGGATTGCCAAGAAATCTCTCCCCGCAAATGAGGCCGCAGAGGTAGCACAGGCAGCGATGTCGAACCCCACGGAATTTGGCGGAGCTCTTGTTAATTCGATACTCGACATAGACAATCTCAAGGACGATCCCGCCCGGGCTCTTGGTGGATACATACCAGATGCCGCATTGCTTATCGCCAGCGGCGGGGTAAGCGCCCTTTCAAAGGCAGCCAAGACAATCAGGACGGTCAAGGGCGCGGTCGACAAAGGAAACAAACTCAAGGGTGGCATGAAAGCAATGAACGGGACGCTGGATGCCCAACACTCGGAGAAGGCATCGGACAGCGTCGACGAGGCCTCCCAGGAATCCCATCTAGGCAAGCTGCACGAACTCGCCGATTCCCTGTAA
- a CDS encoding SRPBCC domain-containing protein, with protein METTEAISETRSVAVTRVAHAQLEAVWRALMAPAGAQALLGAGGQLGNKGESWKAEDGTYGITRSFHPKEQIRFSWHAAEGAPATLVDLRMRAVDDGTELTLVHSNLPEDADLEALRSRWEKTLENLIAAA; from the coding sequence ATGGAGACCACGGAGGCAATAAGCGAAACCAGAAGCGTAGCGGTCACCCGGGTGGCCCACGCCCAGCTGGAGGCCGTCTGGAGGGCCCTCATGGCTCCCGCCGGAGCGCAGGCACTGCTCGGCGCAGGCGGGCAGCTCGGCAACAAAGGAGAGTCGTGGAAGGCCGAGGACGGCACCTACGGCATCACCCGAAGCTTCCATCCGAAGGAACAGATCCGGTTCTCGTGGCACGCTGCTGAGGGGGCACCAGCCACTCTCGTCGACCTCAGGATGCGCGCCGTCGACGACGGCACGGAACTGACGCTCGTCCACAGCAACCTGCCCGAGGACGCCGACCTCGAGGCGCTTCGTTCCCGCTGGGAAAAGACCCTCGAAAACCTGATCGCAGCCGCCTGA